The DNA window CCATACGGCGCCTGTGGCGCGACGGTGTTATGGCCTTTCTGGAATTTGATTTGCTGAAAGCTAAATATCGCGGGTTTTACCAGATCGATTATGTGGCTGAGCCGGCGCTGCACGCCGACGCCTTTATGCTGGCTTACATGGCCTACATTACCCAGTACAACGCCTGCATACAGGTGATTGAAATGGTGGGCAGCAATGCTTTCATGGAAACGCTGCTCAACGAAGAGGGCGAGGGCATTCCGGTCGACAGTTATTATTTTATGAAGCAGCGTCTGACGCATCCGAATGTGATCCTGCGGATGAATGCCGGCGCGGCTTATTTTGAACTGGTTAAAAAAGAGATCACGTTTGAGCCGGAGCTTGTGGCCGACTTCCGGGAACGCCGCACGTCGTTTGTGAAAACCATGGGTATGCATCCCGACCTCTTCATCGACAACCCGCTCGATATTCTTGAGCGCGCGGCATTTGAAACAATTCTGCCGGTTCAGAAAAATGTGGCGGTGCAGATGAGTTATATCCGCACAGCGAAACGCGACTATCTGATCACCCCCGAAATTCTTGCGGAGCATCAGGCCGAACTGCAGCCCGGCGATATTCTGATTCAGCGGCGGAACTGGCACATGACCAATATCGGCATTCCCGGGTTCTGGCCCCACGTTGCGCTCTATGTCGGAACGCCGGCGGAAATCGAAGCCTGTTTCAGTGAGCTGGATTTCCAGCCCCTGGAAACCATTAAGGCGCTCTATCCCGATGCATTCCAGGCATTGGAAGCATCCGATGAAAACGGATTCCCCATGCGCGTCATCGAGGCCATCCGTCCCGGCGTTGTTTTCCAATCTCTGGAAACGAGTGCGCGGTGCGATTATCTCGGGGTGGTTCGTCCAACCCTTGGAAAAGCGGAAAAGTTTAAAGCGCTGCTCGGTGCGCTGGCGTACTACGGCAAGCCCTATGATCTCAACTTTGATTTCACCACTGAAAATGCGCTGGTCTGTTCCGAGCTGGTGTATAAAGCCTATCGCGCCGGCGGGGAGCTTCCGCTTGAGCCGGAGGTGATCAACGGGCGCCGCCTGCTGCCGCCGAACCGGCTGGCCGAGCAGGCGGTCCGCGAAATGGGCGACGGCGGGGCTTTTGAATTTGTCCTCTTTCTCGACGCGGTGGAAAAGTCGGATGAAATTGTGCTCGGCGATGCGGAATCGTTTAAAGCCAGCTGGCAGCGGCCGAAGTGGGATGTGCTGCAGAACTGAGGTTTACGGTTCTTCGGTGGTAATGACGGCGAGCACTTCGCGGTCGGCTTTGTTGAGCATGCCGCTGGCCAGATAGGCTTTAATCACTTCGAAGGCGGCCTGGGCTTCTTCCAGCCTTTGGAAAACGCGATCATAATTAATTTTTTCGAGATCGTCCGGATCCATGATCTCGACCAGATGACGGTTGCCGAGGGCCTGCTGTCCGATATGGAGGATCAGTTTGCCCAGCACACCGGCGGAATAACGGTGGGTGTCGTCAGGCAGGCGGGCGAGCAGTTCATCGCAGTAATAGGCATAGCAGACCGGCGGGCGGCCGTAATCCAGCGAACAGCCGCTGAGATCCAGCCAGCCGAAGCGGTCGTCCATATCCTTTTCCCCGAGGCCCTGCTTTTTGAGCAGGCGGGCGAGAAACGCGCTTTCCACCGCTTCTTCACAGATGTCGGCCCGGCAGCAGCACGCCGTGCACAGGCCGCACGTTCCGCTGAACAGGTGGGTCATTATCTTGCGTATTTCCGTTTCGAGCGCGGCATATTCATTGATCAGGTTTTCAAGCGTTAACATCATCAAAACGTAACAGAATGAATCGGCGAGCAGAATAAAGATTCACCGAAAAGACGAAAAACCGAGGGGATCGGAGAACCGGTCAGTCTGGCTGGATATTGTATATTTTTGGCGGAACACCGGCTTTTTATCCGGTTTTCAATCGAGGTACCGTCTCTAACTGCTGAGGGGAAGTCTCTTACTTGGAGACAACAGCAGGATACGCATGGAAACGACTTCTTTTTGAAGGGAAAACGTGCGCGAAAAAATGAGGGATTTAAGGAATGAAGAAAAAAGAGGCTAAGGTCGTTAAAGGTGCGCCCAGCGGTTTTATTATCAGTATAGCCATTCATGCAGCCGCTTTTGCCCTGGCCGGGATGCTGGTTGTTTTTAATGTGGTTAAGAAAGAGGAAAAAAAGTTTGTTCCTCCGAAACCGGTCGACCGACCGAAAATGAAGCTGAAGAAGCCGAAAGTGAAGGTGAAGAAGTCTTCGAAGCCGAGATCAACCACGCGGATTGTCACGAAAGTTCAGAAGGCCAGTATGCCCGATATTCAGCTTCCTGAAATGTCCGGGATCGGCGGGGATATTGTGGGGGGCATCGGTGGTTTTGACATTATGCCGAATCTGGAAGAGGTCAGTGTTTTCGGGGGAGGTCAGTCGATCGGTAATGATTTTGAAGGTACATTTTACGATTTGAAACGCGACCGGCGCGGAGGCACTGCGCCGATGGAGAAAGAGCCTTATATGATGACCGTCAGGGAGCTGGCGCGCAACAATATGAAGGAATCCATTCTCAATAAATATTATCGGGCACCGAATAAGCTGTATACCACACATTTCATGATTCCGCCGATTACCTCACCGTTGGCGCCGGATGTGTACGGTTCACCGGAGACCGCCAGTTTTTTCTTTCTTGTGAAGTATGAAGGAAAACTGGTGTATAAGGACGATATTCGTTTCCGTTTCTGGGGTACGGGTGATGCATACTGCGTGGTGAATGTGGACGGAGAGAATGTGCTGATCAACGGCTGGGAAAACCGGCTGAAGGATTATCTGCGTCATTGGACGACACCGGATACGGCTCACTCAGATAAATATTATGTGGCCAATCAGCAGCTGAAAGTTGGCGAGTGGATTGATCTCAAGGCGGGGGAACCCCGGGATATGAAAGTGATTTTCGGGGAATATACCGGCGGTGAAATGGGGATTTGTTTGCTGGTGGAAGTGGAGGGGGTTGAATATCCGCGTACGAGTCAGGGCGGACCGTTGCTGCCCGCCTTCAAAACTGAGGAGTTTTCCCGGAATCAGCTGGATGAGATCTATAAGTTGCTGCCGGAAGGTGAGTGTACGCTGACGAACGGTCCGGTTTTCCGGGATTTCTAGGAGAATGGTTATGAACAGACTGATTTTAAGTTTTCTTGGAATGGCTCTGACTTCCCTGATGGCCCGGGCCGAAGTACACGTGTGGACGTTGAAACACGGAAAAACCGTGGAGGCGGAATATGTTGCCCTTGCTGCCGGGGAGGTAACGTTGAAGACCGTCCGGGGCAGGATCCGGAAGGTGCCTTTGGCCGGGCTGTGCAAAGAGGATCGCCGTTACATAGAGCTTCTCAATCCGCCGCGCCTTGATCTGGAGCTGGGAAAAACCTCCGATCAACGGGTTTATCCGCCCACGTACAATGAGTCGGAACTGCCGCGTCAAACGATATACACGTTTACTGCCAGGGTAAAACAGCTTTCCGGTCGACCCTATCATCGGCCGCTTACGCTGGAGTTTTTCAATATCGGCGAAGAAAATAACGGGGATAAGAATATTCTCTACAGTTATCAGAAGGAGTCGTTTACGCTGAATGGTAATGGGTCGGAGTTCACGGTATCTACTCAGGAAATCCCGGTGACAGCCTACGTGTCGTATGGTCAGCGCCGCGGCGAAAGCTATTCCGGTTATATGATGGTCGTCAAGGATGAGCGCGGCGAAATCATTGCTTCGAAAGCAACGCGGAACGAATGGCTGGAGATTGCTGACAAACTTTGCGATCTCCCTGTCGGTCGCACGTTCGATCCGGAAACCGGAGAACGGTGCTGGCCGACCCGTCCGTCAAAATTTTATTAAACGGTTTTTGCAATCTGTAAAAGCGGCTCCATTCGGGCCGCTTTTTTTGTTTATACGCAATCTATATTGACCGGTAGGCCCACTTCACTCTTGCCGGAAGAAAGGAAATAAATAGGGTGCATTTATCTGAGCAGTCGGCTGCGGCAGGCCGTGAGGATTCTTTAAAACGCAATCTGACGGTTTCGATTAACGGAACGGAGGAGATCATGGAAAAGCGTCTCGGCTTTGTGGGGCTGATTATTGAAAACCGCGAAAAAAACGCGGCAGCGGTAAATACCCTTTTATCGGAATACGGGGACATCATTCTCGCGCGTACCGGCGTGCCGTGTCCGGACCGCAACTGCTCCGCCATCACGCTGGTGATTGATGCCGATACGGATCAGCTCGGTTCACTTACGGGCAAACTCGGCCGGCTCTCCGGCGTCTCCGTTAAATCGATGCTCAGTAAAGCGCAGCAGGCTTGATTGCGATCAAGGAAACGGGAAGACAGAATCGATAGGTTCCGGTCAGCGATGAGTACAAGAAAAGGGCATGATTTATTAGGAACGAAAGAAATCCCGGCGGATGCGCCGTGGGGGATCCATACCGCACGCGCACTGGAAAATTTTCCAATGGCTGGGCCTGCCGTTCCGGTATCTCTGATCGCCGCGCTGGCGCTGGTCAAAAAAGCCTGTGCGCTGGCGAACAAAGATCTCGGCTGTTTATCTCCTGAAAAAGCGGATGCGGTCATTTATGCCTGTGAACAGATTATGGATCGTCCGGAATGTCCATTGCCTGCTTTACAGGGCGGGGCGGGAACGAGCACCAATATGTTCATCAATGAGGTGATTGCACACCAGGCAAACGTTCATCCTATTGAAGAGGTGAATCTGCATCAGTCGACAAATGATGTGTATCCGACCGCCGTAAAAGTTGCGGCGATTTACGGACTGCGCGATCTCGCCGAAAAGATTGAAAAACTGCAGGGCGTTTTCCAACGGTTGGAAAATAAATTTGCCCATATTCCAACCCTTGGAAAAACCGAGCTGATGGATGCGGTTCCGCTGACGCTCGGTGCGGAGTTCGGCGCTTTTGCCGAAGCGTTTGCACGCGACCGCTGGCGTACGTTTAAGTGTGAGGAACGGCTGCGGGTAGTGAATCTCGGCGGGACTGCAGTCGGCACCGGTCTGACGGCACCGCGTGATTATATTTTTCTGGTTACCGATAAACTGCGCGAAATTTCCGGACTCGGAATCAGCCGGGGTGAAAACCTGGTGGATCAGACGGCGAATGCGGATGCATTTGTTGAAGTTTCGGGGATTAT is part of the Pontiella agarivorans genome and encodes:
- a CDS encoding YiiX/YebB-like N1pC/P60 family cysteine hydrolase, encoding MFKNKRLLWLTLLFVLSAIVVLGMKIGFPSHRLIAYGLLGLGWIPLLISYQINRRILRVQKKLIRKKARPFLPHAIVAVLLLLAFYVTSALFPVERSPLAEWSPEKIRTEMDRDLGSYHMLRKTADDFIAAFESNGLLQKKVDELSPAERKTIRRLWRDGVMAFLEFDLLKAKYRGFYQIDYVAEPALHADAFMLAYMAYITQYNACIQVIEMVGSNAFMETLLNEEGEGIPVDSYYFMKQRLTHPNVILRMNAGAAYFELVKKEITFEPELVADFRERRTSFVKTMGMHPDLFIDNPLDILERAAFETILPVQKNVAVQMSYIRTAKRDYLITPEILAEHQAELQPGDILIQRRNWHMTNIGIPGFWPHVALYVGTPAEIEACFSELDFQPLETIKALYPDAFQALEASDENGFPMRVIEAIRPGVVFQSLETSARCDYLGVVRPTLGKAEKFKALLGALAYYGKPYDLNFDFTTENALVCSELVYKAYRAGGELPLEPEVINGRRLLPPNRLAEQAVREMGDGGAFEFVLFLDAVEKSDEIVLGDAESFKASWQRPKWDVLQN
- a CDS encoding SHD1 domain-containing protein, whose protein sequence is MNRLILSFLGMALTSLMARAEVHVWTLKHGKTVEAEYVALAAGEVTLKTVRGRIRKVPLAGLCKEDRRYIELLNPPRLDLELGKTSDQRVYPPTYNESELPRQTIYTFTARVKQLSGRPYHRPLTLEFFNIGEENNGDKNILYSYQKESFTLNGNGSEFTVSTQEIPVTAYVSYGQRRGESYSGYMMVVKDERGEIIASKATRNEWLEIADKLCDLPVGRTFDPETGERCWPTRPSKFY
- a CDS encoding TM1266 family iron-only hydrogenase system putative regulator, whose protein sequence is MHLSEQSAAAGREDSLKRNLTVSINGTEEIMEKRLGFVGLIIENREKNAAAVNTLLSEYGDIILARTGVPCPDRNCSAITLVIDADTDQLGSLTGKLGRLSGVSVKSMLSKAQQA
- a CDS encoding aspartate ammonia-lyase; translation: MSTRKGHDLLGTKEIPADAPWGIHTARALENFPMAGPAVPVSLIAALALVKKACALANKDLGCLSPEKADAVIYACEQIMDRPECPLPALQGGAGTSTNMFINEVIAHQANVHPIEEVNLHQSTNDVYPTAVKVAAIYGLRDLAEKIEKLQGVFQRLENKFAHIPTLGKTELMDAVPLTLGAEFGAFAEAFARDRWRTFKCEERLRVVNLGGTAVGTGLTAPRDYIFLVTDKLREISGLGISRGENLVDQTANADAFVEVSGIMKACAANLLKICGDLRLLHMTGKIILPAVQAGSSIMPGKVNPVILESVMQVGIKVQANDLIITECASRGSLQINEFMPLLASALLESMELLGDACTMLSQHAEGIEADEAACERHFNASVEIVTAFLPTIGYEKATELVEKFKKTDRSDFKNYLTEELGEEVVEKTLSPQNLMALGHR